One Streptomyces sp. CG4 genomic window, CCGCACCGCGGCGGAGGAGCCGGCCCGGCTGCCCGGCGCGGCGCTCTACGACGGCCCCGGCTACCCCTACGCCGTCGAGCGGCCGGGCGGCGGGATACGGGGCGAACTGGTCACCGCCCGGCCGGAGTCCTACGCCGAGCTGCTCGCCGCCCTGGACCGGCTGGAGGAGTACACCCCGGGCGACCCGCGGAGCCTGTACGAACGCGTCGCCCGGCACGTCGTCCGCACCGCCGACGGCGCCCGCGTCCGGGCCTGGGTCTATCTGGCCGCGCCCCGCGTCGCCGCCGCCCTGCGCGTCACCGGCACCCGGATCGAGGACGGTGACTGGCTGTCCCGGCGCTAGCGGGAGCAGCCCGTTCGGATCAGCCGAGCAGCGTCAGCCCCTCGGGTACGGCGATCCCGAACTCCTCCGCCGCGACGCGCCGTGCCTCCGCCTCGTCCGTCAGCTTGTGCTCGGTCACCGCGCCGTCGGTGCGGGTCTCCGTCAACAGGCTGCCGTCCAGGGACAGATGACGCTCGGCGGTGGTCCGCTGCAGAAAGGCACGCTGGGTGAACGGAGAGCGCGGGTGGGTGCTGATGTACCAGTTGAACACCTCGAAGTCCCGCGCGGTGAACGGCTCCAGGGTGAAGGCGTACTGCCCGGCCCACTCCCGCCTCCGCCGGTCGTAGGCCTGCAACTCCCTAAGCTCCAGCGGGCCTTGGCGCGGCAGCGGCATCAGCCGGTGCCGGCGTCCACCGCCCTCGGACTCGACGCCGGTGACCAGCGGCACCGGCGCCAGCAGCGCCCCGACCGAGCCGAAGCCGACGTCCGCGAGATACGGCTGCGGCTCGCCCGGCACCGTGACCCGCAGCATCGCATGGGTCCGCGGCCGGCTCTCCGGGGTCTCCGCGCCCAGCACCACCCGCCCGGCCAGCGGCGTCACCGGGAAGCCCAGCGCCTCCAGGGCCAGCCGGAGCAGCGTGTTGTGCTCGTAGCAGTAGCCGCCGCGCCCGCCGTGGACCATCTTGGCCAGCAGATCGGCCGGGGCGAGCGAGGGCGCCCGCCCGGACAGGGCGTCCAGGTTCTCGAAGGGCACGGACAGCGCGTGCGCCAGATGGACACCCCGCAGCGTCTCCAGGCCGGCCCGCCGGCCGCCCTGCCAGCCGATGCGGTCCAGATAGGCGTCGAGATCGAACTGCTCAGGATCGGACATACGCCGAACCTACGCCCCCGCACCGCTCCCCACCCCGCCCCGCGGACCGACCCGTACTACTGAGCTGGCCCTACGACCTCCACCCGCACCGCGCACGACTTGAACTCCGGCATGCGGGACGTCGGGTCGAGGGCCGGGTTGGTGAGGGTGTTGGCGCGACCCTCGCCCGGCCAGTGGAACGGCATGAAGACCGTGTCCGGGCGGATGGCGGAGGTGATCCGGGCGGGCGCGGTGGCCCGGCCCCGCCGGGAGATCACGGTCACCGCGTCGCCCTCGGCCGCGCCGATGCGGGCCGCGAGACGCGGGTGCAGCTCCACGAACGGGCCGGGCGCGGCGGCGTTCAGCTCGGCGACCCGCCGGGTCTGCGCCCCCGACTGGTACTGCGCCACGACCCGGCCGGTGGTCAGCAGCAGCGGATAGTCGGCGTCCGGTTCCTCCGCCGTCGCCCGATGGGTCACGGCGGCGAAGCGGGCCCGGCCGTCGGGGGTGGCGAAGCGGTCCAGGAAGAGGCGGGGGGTGCCGGGGTGGGCCGCCCCGTCCGGGCTCTCCGGGCACGGCCAGAACACCCCGGTCTCCTCCGCCAGCCGGCGGTAGGTGATCCCGGAGTAGTCCGCGGGGTCGCCCTCGCTCGCCCGGCGCAGCTCCTCGAAGACCTCCTCGGGGTCGGTCGGGAAGCCCTTCTCGACGCCGAGACGGGCGGACAGCTCGTGCAGGACGTACAGGTCGCCGTGGACCCCGGGCGGCGGGGCGAGCGCCCGGCGGCGCAGCAGGACCCTGCCCTCCAGACCGGTCGTCGTACCCGTCTCCTCCGCCCACTGCGTGACCGGCAGCACCACATCCGCCAGCTCCGCCGTCTCCGA contains:
- a CDS encoding gamma-glutamylcyclotransferase family protein, whose translation is MIAEESEGPGTPLPFFVYGTLRPGAVNHDLFLRGRTAAEEPARLPGAALYDGPGYPYAVERPGGGIRGELVTARPESYAELLAALDRLEEYTPGDPRSLYERVARHVVRTADGARVRAWVYLAAPRVAAALRVTGTRIEDGDWLSRR
- a CDS encoding arylamine N-acetyltransferase, which gives rise to MSDPEQFDLDAYLDRIGWQGGRRAGLETLRGVHLAHALSVPFENLDALSGRAPSLAPADLLAKMVHGGRGGYCYEHNTLLRLALEALGFPVTPLAGRVVLGAETPESRPRTHAMLRVTVPGEPQPYLADVGFGSVGALLAPVPLVTGVESEGGGRRHRLMPLPRQGPLELRELQAYDRRRREWAGQYAFTLEPFTARDFEVFNWYISTHPRSPFTQRAFLQRTTAERHLSLDGSLLTETRTDGAVTEHKLTDEAEARRVAAEEFGIAVPEGLTLLG